Proteins encoded in a region of the Chryseobacterium piperi genome:
- a CDS encoding helix-turn-helix transcriptional regulator, whose amino-acid sequence MRKEKLRLLRTQKGYTQQQIVDVIATDVSNYSRKENGDVKITHEEWEKIARLLEVPVAEIYEETNFQDHRKSEKFYQSIIKDLQEYISFLKKENERIENLVK is encoded by the coding sequence ATGAGAAAAGAAAAACTACGCTTATTAAGAACACAAAAAGGATATACTCAACAGCAGATCGTTGACGTCATTGCAACAGATGTTTCCAATTACAGTAGAAAAGAAAATGGAGATGTAAAAATAACCCATGAGGAATGGGAAAAAATAGCCAGATTATTAGAAGTTCCAGTAGCAGAGATCTATGAAGAAACTAACTTTCAAGATCATAGAAAAAGTGAAAAATTTTATCAATCTATAATAAAAGACCTACAGGAATATATTAGCTTTCTAAAAAAAGAAAATGAAAGAATTGAAAATTTGGTAAAATAA
- a CDS encoding YdcF family protein codes for MKSIILILGAPNDVNGNLSITAIDRLNAAYELYQKDKKLSFLCSGGFGEHFNTSDLPHAHYVKQNLIKRGVFENDFLQHLITSNTVDDFRKATPVLEEANPEAVYVVTSDFHVTRAKMIFNIITEDRDINKKVTFIAAQSTHASDELKRLEEHENKAIKILIDNNYTLY; via the coding sequence ATGAAAAGTATTATTCTGATATTAGGAGCGCCCAATGATGTCAACGGAAATCTAAGTATAACAGCTATCGATAGGTTGAATGCTGCTTATGAGCTATATCAGAAAGATAAGAAATTAAGTTTTTTATGCTCAGGAGGGTTTGGCGAACATTTTAATACATCGGATTTACCCCATGCCCATTATGTAAAACAGAACCTCATCAAAAGAGGGGTCTTTGAAAATGACTTTTTACAACATCTAATAACCTCCAATACTGTTGACGATTTCAGGAAAGCAACTCCGGTATTGGAAGAAGCAAATCCAGAAGCGGTTTATGTTGTTACTTCTGATTTTCATGTGACAAGAGCAAAAATGATTTTTAATATCATTACTGAGGATAGGGATATTAATAAAAAAGTAACTTTTATTGCAGCCCAATCTACACATGCTTCAGATGAGCTTAAAAGATTAGAAGAGCATGAAAATAAAGCCATTAAAATTTTAATTGATAATAATTACACTTTATATTAA
- a CDS encoding NAD-dependent epimerase/dehydratase family protein, whose product MKKIAITGGSGFVGSAIYRECLKRKDSQIFLFDKTKPDYVLPDNVYWIECDTTDFNLVKKCLNETNPDHIYLIAGVLGTTELNFHPLKAVQNNSVGISTFIEVLLTMEKKPRLFYVTKLNVWENMYTITKENAERIIKLYMKEYAIEGCIHKWFNAYGPGQHTHPIRKAVPYFIINALHNKPLEIWGNGKQTVDLIHIEDIAYLAVEAMNKDVCTNENVVDIGSGVSVTVEDLAKLIIKLTNSSSDIVYKNMRSGEVEETILVADTTGIDNHIVPNYEFKDLEKGMKDTIEYYRNISDEHKESFFTYYNSNQHEKYYSDIRSAQ is encoded by the coding sequence ATGAAAAAAATCGCCATCACAGGTGGTAGTGGATTTGTAGGATCTGCTATTTACAGAGAATGCCTTAAAAGAAAAGACTCTCAAATTTTTTTATTTGACAAGACGAAACCGGATTACGTTCTACCGGATAATGTGTACTGGATTGAATGTGATACAACAGATTTTAATCTTGTAAAAAAATGTTTGAACGAAACTAATCCGGATCACATTTATCTTATCGCCGGTGTTCTGGGAACAACTGAACTTAATTTTCATCCATTAAAAGCAGTACAAAATAATAGTGTGGGTATTTCCACATTTATTGAAGTTCTGCTCACGATGGAAAAGAAGCCGAGGTTATTTTATGTAACTAAGCTTAATGTTTGGGAGAATATGTATACCATAACAAAAGAAAACGCAGAACGGATCATTAAACTCTATATGAAAGAATATGCAATTGAAGGCTGTATTCATAAATGGTTTAATGCTTATGGACCGGGACAGCATACACACCCTATCAGAAAGGCGGTTCCTTATTTTATTATAAATGCCCTGCACAATAAGCCTCTTGAAATCTGGGGAAATGGAAAGCAAACTGTTGATCTAATTCATATCGAAGATATTGCATATCTTGCCGTTGAAGCAATGAATAAAGATGTTTGTACCAATGAAAATGTTGTTGACATTGGAAGTGGAGTATCAGTAACCGTGGAAGACCTGGCGAAACTTATTATTAAATTAACCAATTCTTCATCTGATATCGTTTATAAAAATATGAGGTCCGGTGAAGTAGAAGAAACTATTTTGGTTGCAGATACTACAGGTATTGATAACCACATTGTTCCGAATTATGAGTTTAAAGATTTAGAAAAGGGAATGAAAGATACGATTGAGTATTATCGAAATATATCTGATGAACACAAAGAATCCTTTTTTACTTATTATAACAGTAACCAGCATGAAAAGTATTATTCTGATATTAGGAGCGCCCAATGA
- a CDS encoding MBL fold metallo-hydrolase has translation MIKYFFNLSVFLSITLCQAQNSFKVIPLGVYGGGEESNLSSYMAAPMNSENYVALDAGTLRSGIEKAIEQGNFKGNSASQVLKQNIKGYLISHAHLDHVSGMIINSPDDSKKSVYTLPSVSKIITGKYFSWESWANFTNVGELPHLNKYSMIDLDSGVEIPVSDTEMYVTAFPLSHVNPYESTAFLLRHNKEYLLYLGDTGSDRIEKSNKLEALWKQIAPYVNNQKLKGILIEVSFPNEQPDTSLFGHLTPALLENELNVLNNLCQPGKLKNVPVIITHLKPVDDHIEKIKKQLKEKNTLGMKYIFPVQGEKIVL, from the coding sequence ATGATAAAATATTTTTTTAATCTGTCTGTTTTTTTGTCAATCACTCTTTGTCAGGCACAAAATAGTTTTAAAGTAATTCCCTTAGGGGTTTATGGAGGAGGCGAAGAAAGTAACCTATCAAGTTATATGGCTGCCCCGATGAACTCGGAGAACTATGTTGCCCTTGATGCCGGAACCTTGCGCTCAGGAATCGAAAAAGCGATCGAACAAGGAAACTTTAAAGGAAACTCAGCATCACAAGTTCTAAAACAAAACATTAAAGGTTATCTGATTTCTCATGCTCACCTGGATCACGTAAGTGGGATGATCATAAATAGTCCGGATGATTCAAAGAAGTCAGTTTACACACTTCCTTCAGTATCCAAGATTATTACAGGTAAGTATTTTTCATGGGAAAGTTGGGCTAATTTCACGAATGTCGGTGAGCTTCCCCATTTAAACAAATACAGTATGATTGATCTGGATTCCGGTGTTGAAATCCCTGTTTCAGATACGGAAATGTATGTTACTGCTTTCCCGCTAAGTCATGTTAATCCTTATGAAAGTACAGCTTTCCTATTACGTCACAACAAGGAATACTTGCTTTATCTTGGTGATACCGGAAGCGACCGTATTGAAAAAAGCAATAAACTTGAGGCTCTGTGGAAACAAATAGCCCCTTATGTCAATAACCAGAAATTAAAAGGCATCTTAATAGAAGTTTCGTTTCCAAATGAACAGCCCGATACCTCTTTATTTGGCCATCTTACACCTGCATTACTAGAAAATGAATTGAATGTTCTGAATAATCTTTGCCAACCGGGAAAGTTGAAAAATGTTCCTGTCATTATTACCCACCTTAAGCCTGTAGATGATCACATTGAAAAAATCAAGAAGCAGCTGAAAGAAAAAAATACTTTAGGAATGAAATATATTTTTCCTGTACAGGGAGAAAAAATCGTTCTTTAA
- a CDS encoding DeoR/GlpR family DNA-binding transcription regulator gives MIKAERQDLILEYLVKDKKVLLDQISKILKVSEDTVRRDIKELSDKGLLKAVRGGAIQRSSIPLHFKDRQNIDVAHKKIIAEKVLEYIKPGMVLLVDSGTSTLTVVANLPKDIALTVVTNSFPVASLLEDHKEIEVLFMGGMLNKISFSTIGYETIQSIRNIRADICLLGVCSIDLNFGVTGDDYEDSLVKRVMIETSKSTIALSTSDKLGKSESFYICAANSLNTIITEADPESDYLKPYIEAGIEVR, from the coding sequence ATGATAAAAGCTGAAAGACAGGATCTCATTCTGGAGTATTTGGTAAAAGATAAAAAAGTACTGCTGGATCAGATCAGTAAAATACTTAAAGTCTCAGAGGATACTGTACGCAGAGATATTAAGGAATTATCCGATAAAGGGCTGCTAAAAGCAGTTCGTGGTGGAGCTATTCAAAGATCTTCCATTCCGCTTCATTTTAAGGACCGTCAGAATATTGATGTTGCCCATAAAAAGATCATTGCAGAAAAAGTATTGGAATACATTAAACCGGGAATGGTTCTGCTGGTAGACTCAGGTACCTCAACATTAACCGTAGTTGCCAATTTACCAAAGGACATTGCCTTAACGGTAGTGACGAATAGCTTTCCTGTTGCCTCGCTTTTAGAAGACCATAAAGAAATTGAAGTATTGTTTATGGGTGGGATGCTCAATAAAATTTCATTCTCAACTATAGGATATGAAACGATCCAAAGTATAAGGAACATTAGGGCAGATATATGTCTACTGGGAGTATGCAGTATTGATCTGAATTTTGGAGTTACCGGTGATGACTATGAAGATAGTCTTGTTAAAAGAGTGATGATTGAAACTTCAAAATCTACCATTGCACTTTCAACCTCAGATAAGCTTGGAAAATCCGAATCTTTTTACATCTGTGCAGCTAATTCTCTGAATACGATCATTACCGAGGCAGATCCGGAATCTGACTATTTAAAGCCTTACATAGAGGCAGGTATAGAGGTTAGATAA
- a CDS encoding 5' nucleotidase, NT5C type: MKNKRKTIAIDMDGVIADVEAQLIDWYHRDHGILISKEDMLGKPEPEAFPNKEAVLKFLHTPGFFRTLPVMPNAVEVVKELMNDYDIYIVTAAMEFPLSLYEKYEWLQEHFPFISWKNIIMCGDKSIIDTDYLIDDHIKNLDFCKGRPIMFNAGHNSNVSHHQRVHNWDEVKALFNNIKNLSETTAV, translated from the coding sequence ATGAAAAATAAGAGAAAAACAATTGCCATAGATATGGACGGGGTTATAGCAGATGTAGAGGCACAATTAATTGACTGGTATCACAGAGATCACGGTATTTTAATAAGCAAAGAAGATATGCTTGGGAAACCTGAACCGGAAGCTTTCCCCAACAAAGAAGCTGTATTGAAATTTTTACATACTCCCGGATTTTTCCGCACGTTACCGGTTATGCCTAATGCTGTGGAAGTAGTGAAAGAGCTGATGAATGATTATGATATCTATATTGTAACTGCGGCAATGGAATTTCCACTTTCGTTATATGAAAAATACGAATGGCTCCAGGAACACTTTCCTTTCATTTCCTGGAAAAATATTATCATGTGTGGGGATAAAAGTATTATAGATACCGATTACCTCATCGATGACCATATTAAAAACCTCGACTTTTGTAAAGGAAGACCGATTATGTTTAATGCCGGGCACAACAGTAACGTAAGTCATCATCAAAGAGTTCATAATTGGGATGAGGTAAAAGCCCTATTCAACAATATTAAAAACTTATCAGAGACAACCGCTGTATAA
- the ilvA gene encoding threonine ammonia-lyase IlvA: MKTKTVSFPSLDSVKKARQTLQGIINTTPLQKSGRLSRQVSAEIFLKREDMQPVRSYKIRGAYNKIYHLHKNDEVHNGIVCASAGNHAQGVALACRKLKIKGTIFMPITTPKQKLEQVAMFGEEYAEIRLIGDTFDNSKNAALAYSENSGAAFIHPFDDVQIIEGQATLAMEILEQAEHKIDYIFVPLGGGGLAAGIVTVFSVLSPETKIIIVEPKGAASMKASIEAGINTELPHIDKFVDGAAVQKVGDLTFAICKDYIHDCVTVDEGKVCETILELYNKDAMVLEPAGALTIAALDHYKDHISGKNVVCVVSGSNNDITRTEEIKERAMLYKGLKHYFIVKFPQRPGALKEFVLNVLGQSDDITFFEYTKKNSRETSSAIVGIEVPSFPDFEILLERMKKAGYYEAYLNDSPNIMNILI, encoded by the coding sequence ATGAAAACTAAAACGGTCAGCTTTCCATCACTGGATTCTGTAAAAAAAGCAAGACAAACATTGCAGGGGATCATTAATACGACCCCGTTGCAAAAGAGTGGGAGACTTTCCCGACAGGTATCTGCTGAAATATTTCTTAAGAGAGAAGATATGCAGCCTGTCCGTTCTTATAAAATAAGGGGAGCATACAATAAAATATATCATCTTCATAAAAATGATGAGGTACATAATGGTATTGTTTGTGCGAGTGCAGGAAATCATGCCCAAGGGGTTGCTTTAGCCTGCAGAAAACTGAAAATAAAAGGAACGATTTTTATGCCGATCACCACTCCTAAGCAAAAGTTGGAACAGGTGGCCATGTTTGGGGAAGAATATGCTGAAATACGATTAATTGGAGATACTTTTGACAATTCAAAAAATGCTGCGTTAGCCTATAGTGAAAACTCAGGCGCAGCATTTATCCATCCTTTTGATGATGTCCAGATTATTGAAGGACAGGCTACTTTAGCGATGGAAATTTTAGAACAGGCTGAACATAAAATTGATTATATTTTTGTCCCGTTAGGCGGTGGAGGTTTAGCGGCTGGCATTGTTACTGTATTTTCAGTATTATCTCCGGAAACAAAAATCATTATTGTGGAACCTAAAGGTGCAGCTTCAATGAAAGCTTCGATTGAAGCGGGAATCAATACGGAGCTTCCGCATATTGATAAATTTGTAGATGGCGCCGCTGTCCAGAAAGTAGGTGATCTTACTTTTGCCATATGTAAGGATTATATCCATGATTGTGTTACTGTCGATGAAGGGAAAGTTTGTGAAACAATTTTAGAATTGTACAATAAGGATGCAATGGTATTGGAACCTGCCGGTGCTCTGACCATAGCAGCTCTGGATCATTATAAAGATCATATATCTGGTAAAAATGTGGTTTGTGTGGTCAGCGGAAGTAATAATGATATTACCCGGACGGAAGAAATAAAAGAGCGGGCAATGCTTTATAAAGGCTTGAAACACTATTTTATTGTAAAATTTCCACAACGTCCGGGAGCGTTGAAAGAATTTGTATTGAATGTTTTAGGGCAATCGGATGATATTACTTTTTTTGAGTATACCAAAAAGAACTCCCGGGAAACATCTTCTGCCATTGTGGGAATTGAAGTTCCTTCCTTTCCCGATTTTGAAATTCTACTTGAAAGAATGAAGAAAGCGGGGTACTATGAGGCTTATCTTAATGATTCGCCTAATATTATGAATATTTTAATTTAA
- the ilvC gene encoding ketol-acid reductoisomerase has protein sequence MALIKFAGVEENVVTREEFPVEKAQEVLRDETVAVLGYGIQGPGQALNLKDNGIHVIVGQRKNSKSWDKAVQDGFVPGETLFELEEAAQRGTILCYLLSDAAQIELWPTVEKHLTPGKTLYFSHGFGITYNHQTQIVPPKDVDVVLVAPKGSGTSLRRLFVEGKGLNSSYAIHQDATGNAKDKVTALGIAVGSGYLFETNFKKEVYSDLVGERGSLMGAIQGLFAAQFEVLRSQGHSPSEAFNETVEELTQSLMPLVAENGMDWMYANCSTTAQRGALDWWKKFYDATKPVFEELYQSVKEGNESQKSISSNSKEDYREGLNKELEELRNSELWQAGKVVRSLRPDRTYEYEN, from the coding sequence ATGGCACTAATTAAATTTGCAGGTGTAGAAGAAAACGTAGTAACAAGAGAAGAATTTCCGGTTGAAAAAGCACAGGAAGTATTAAGGGATGAAACTGTAGCTGTTTTGGGTTATGGTATTCAGGGACCTGGACAAGCTCTTAACCTTAAAGATAATGGAATTCATGTGATTGTAGGACAACGTAAAAATTCTAAAAGCTGGGATAAAGCAGTGCAAGACGGATTTGTTCCGGGTGAAACGCTGTTTGAATTAGAGGAAGCTGCTCAGAGAGGAACTATTCTTTGCTATTTATTGAGTGATGCCGCGCAGATTGAGCTATGGCCAACCGTAGAAAAGCATCTGACTCCTGGAAAGACCCTATATTTTTCCCACGGTTTTGGAATTACTTATAACCACCAGACTCAAATCGTTCCTCCAAAAGATGTAGATGTTGTTTTAGTAGCACCTAAAGGATCAGGGACCTCTTTAAGAAGACTTTTTGTTGAAGGTAAAGGACTGAACAGCAGCTACGCTATTCATCAGGATGCTACAGGAAATGCCAAAGATAAAGTAACAGCTTTGGGAATTGCTGTAGGAAGCGGATATCTGTTTGAAACCAATTTCAAAAAAGAAGTATATAGTGATCTGGTAGGAGAGAGAGGTTCTTTAATGGGGGCTATACAAGGTCTTTTTGCAGCTCAATTTGAAGTATTAAGATCTCAGGGGCATTCACCATCAGAAGCATTTAATGAAACGGTTGAAGAATTAACACAATCTTTAATGCCACTGGTAGCAGAAAACGGAATGGACTGGATGTATGCCAATTGTTCTACAACAGCTCAAAGAGGTGCTTTGGATTGGTGGAAGAAATTTTATGATGCTACAAAACCTGTATTTGAAGAATTATACCAAAGTGTAAAAGAAGGAAACGAGTCCCAAAAGTCTATTTCCAGCAACAGTAAAGAAGACTACAGAGAAGGATTGAATAAAGAACTTGAAGAGCTACGAAACAGTGAGTTATGGCAAGCAGGTAAGGTCGTAAGGTCTCTTCGTCCTGACAGAACCTATGAGTATGAAAACTAA
- the ilvN gene encoding acetolactate synthase small subunit, with translation MSKREYTISVFTENQVGLLTRIAMVFSRRGINIESLNVSPTEIESISRFTIVVDVTEETVRKISRQIQKLVEVLKVYYNTHEEIVWQELALFKIETNVVSEKFYVERVLRQYGATIVSVRNDYTVFTIVGHREEIDNFLKIVEPHGLIEFIRSGRVAVIKSNEGFHKKLNALEKIAYQ, from the coding sequence ATGAGTAAACGAGAATATACAATAAGTGTTTTTACAGAAAATCAGGTAGGATTGCTTACGAGGATTGCCATGGTGTTTTCCAGGAGAGGAATTAATATAGAAAGTCTTAATGTATCTCCTACGGAAATAGAAAGTATCTCGAGGTTTACGATTGTGGTTGATGTCACTGAAGAAACCGTACGAAAAATATCAAGACAGATTCAGAAGCTGGTAGAGGTGCTTAAAGTATACTATAATACCCATGAAGAGATTGTATGGCAGGAGCTGGCTCTTTTCAAAATAGAAACCAATGTTGTTTCTGAAAAGTTTTATGTAGAGAGAGTATTAAGACAATACGGAGCTACCATTGTCAGTGTAAGAAATGATTATACGGTATTTACCATTGTGGGACACCGTGAAGAGATCGATAATTTCCTGAAGATTGTAGAGCCTCATGGTCTCATAGAATTTATCAGAAGTGGAAGGGTAGCCGTGATCAAATCCAATGAAGGGTTTCATAAAAAGCTCAATGCTCTGGAAAAAATAGCATACCAATAA
- the ilvB gene encoding biosynthetic-type acetolactate synthase large subunit, which translates to MDAALKTLKENKSPGNGRILKGAEVILEILKAENVTTVFGYPGGAVIPIYDALYDYKEDIQHILVRHEQGAIHAAQGVSRSSGHIGVAIATSGPGATNLVTGLADAMIDSTPLVCITGQVYASLLGSDAFQEVDVINVTAPVTKWNCQVTDAKDLPNALAKAFYIAKSGRPGPVLVDITKNAQLQEIEFDEYETCSFIRSYYPKPNIRKEYIEQAASLINAAQRPFLLFGQGVIIGKAEQELKDLVEKTGIPAASTALGLGALSTEHPLYVGMLGMHGHYAPNKLTNDCDVLIAVGMRFDDRVTGKLDQYARQAKIVHLDIDLAEIDKNVKADVPVLGNCKETLPLLADLLDENTHDEWLNQFKTLRNEENEVVVARELNPTTEELTMGEVLKYLNELTDGEYIICTDVGQHQMISCRYAEFKESKRNVTSGGLGTMGFGLPSAIGAKMVNPDKHVICIAGDGGFQMNIQELGTIAQFGIGVKMIVLNNSFLGMVRQWQELFHDKRYSFVDITSPDFATVAGAYGIKGKHVKERNLLKSSLEEMLTTEGAYLLEIKVGKENNVFPMVPQGCCVSEIRLK; encoded by the coding sequence ATGGACGCAGCATTAAAGACATTAAAGGAAAACAAGTCTCCGGGAAATGGAAGAATATTAAAAGGAGCAGAAGTTATTTTAGAAATTCTTAAAGCCGAAAATGTTACAACGGTCTTTGGTTATCCCGGGGGAGCGGTCATTCCCATTTATGATGCTTTGTATGATTATAAAGAAGATATACAACATATACTGGTAAGGCATGAGCAGGGTGCAATTCATGCGGCACAAGGAGTTTCGAGATCTTCCGGGCATATTGGTGTTGCTATTGCGACGAGTGGGCCGGGAGCAACTAATCTTGTAACAGGACTTGCAGATGCGATGATTGATAGTACTCCTCTTGTTTGTATTACAGGACAAGTGTATGCTTCTCTTTTAGGATCTGATGCTTTTCAGGAAGTAGATGTGATTAATGTTACGGCTCCTGTTACCAAATGGAATTGCCAGGTAACGGATGCTAAGGACCTTCCGAATGCATTAGCCAAAGCATTTTATATTGCTAAATCAGGACGTCCGGGACCTGTATTGGTCGATATTACTAAGAATGCTCAGCTTCAGGAAATAGAGTTTGATGAATATGAGACCTGCAGCTTTATACGGTCTTATTATCCCAAACCTAATATCAGAAAAGAATATATAGAACAGGCAGCTTCACTGATAAATGCAGCTCAAAGACCATTTTTATTATTTGGACAAGGAGTTATTATCGGGAAAGCAGAACAAGAACTTAAAGATCTGGTAGAAAAAACAGGAATTCCTGCAGCATCTACAGCTCTGGGGCTAGGAGCACTTTCCACCGAACATCCTCTTTATGTAGGAATGCTGGGAATGCACGGCCATTATGCTCCCAATAAACTGACTAATGATTGTGATGTATTAATAGCAGTCGGTATGCGGTTTGACGATCGTGTTACGGGAAAATTAGATCAATATGCCAGACAGGCGAAAATAGTTCATCTCGATATTGATCTTGCGGAAATTGATAAAAATGTAAAGGCAGATGTTCCTGTTTTAGGAAACTGTAAAGAAACGCTTCCACTATTAGCCGATCTGCTTGATGAAAACACGCATGATGAATGGTTGAATCAATTTAAAACGCTTCGGAATGAAGAAAATGAAGTAGTGGTAGCAAGAGAGCTTAACCCTACGACGGAAGAGCTAACCATGGGTGAAGTACTTAAATATCTGAACGAACTTACGGATGGGGAATATATTATATGTACGGATGTAGGACAACATCAGATGATTTCATGTCGTTATGCGGAATTTAAGGAATCAAAAAGAAACGTTACTTCAGGTGGTTTAGGAACCATGGGGTTTGGTTTGCCGTCTGCAATAGGGGCAAAAATGGTAAATCCGGATAAGCATGTGATCTGTATTGCCGGTGATGGAGGCTTTCAGATGAATATCCAGGAGCTGGGAACAATTGCTCAATTTGGAATTGGTGTAAAAATGATTGTCCTTAATAACTCTTTCCTGGGAATGGTGCGTCAATGGCAGGAGCTTTTCCATGATAAAAGGTATTCTTTTGTGGATATTACCAGCCCTGATTTTGCGACGGTTGCCGGAGCTTATGGTATTAAAGGAAAGCATGTGAAAGAAAGAAATCTTTTAAAGTCTTCCCTGGAAGAAATGCTTACTACTGAAGGAGCCTATCTTTTGGAGATAAAAGTAGGAAAAGAGAATAATGTATTTCCTATGGTTCCGCAGGGGTGTTGTGTAAGTGAAATCCGTTTAAAATAA
- the ilvD gene encoding dihydroxy-acid dehydratase produces the protein MCKTLNKYSRVLTQDPTQPATQAMFYGIGFQKEDFEKAQIGVASMGYDGNTCNMHLNGLAEIVKKGVKQQNLVGLMFHTIGISDGMTNGTDGMRYSLVSRDIIADSIEAVCAGQYYDGLITVPGCDKNMPGSIMAMARLNRPSIMVYGGSIEAGHYKGNDLNIVSAFEALGNKIAGKLSDEDYDGIIKNSCPSAGACGGMYTANTMASAIEALGMSLPYSSSYPALSKEKKEECEFAGHYIRILLEKDIKPSDIMTPQAFENALRIIMVLGGSTNAVLHFIAIAKSIGHNLSLDDFQKISDTTPLLADLKPSGKYLMKDLHEVGGVPAVMKYLLDIGLLHGDCLTVTGKTIAENLRNVTSIIDREQNIIRDINNPIKETGHIRIMYGNLAEKGCVAKITGKEGNFFKGKARVFDGEKEFIKGIEDRLINDGDVVVIKNEGPKGAPGMPEMLKPTSALMGSGLGKNVALITDGRFSGGTHGFVVGHITPEAFEGGLIGLVKNNDVIEIDAVKNTINLLITEEELQKRKAGFEKPDYKVKTGVLYKYAKLVSDASQGCITDF, from the coding sequence ATGTGTAAAACACTTAATAAATATTCCAGAGTTCTTACCCAGGACCCAACACAACCAGCAACACAGGCTATGTTCTACGGAATAGGATTTCAGAAAGAAGATTTTGAAAAAGCCCAGATAGGCGTTGCAAGTATGGGATATGATGGAAATACCTGTAATATGCACCTTAACGGTCTTGCTGAAATTGTGAAAAAAGGGGTTAAGCAACAAAACCTTGTAGGACTAATGTTTCATACGATAGGAATCAGTGACGGAATGACTAATGGAACTGATGGAATGCGCTATTCTCTGGTAAGCAGAGATATTATTGCTGATAGTATTGAAGCGGTATGTGCAGGTCAGTATTATGATGGGCTCATTACTGTACCCGGATGTGATAAAAATATGCCAGGTTCTATAATGGCAATGGCCAGACTTAACCGCCCGTCGATTATGGTATATGGCGGAAGTATAGAAGCCGGACACTACAAAGGGAATGATCTTAATATTGTATCCGCTTTTGAAGCATTAGGGAACAAAATTGCAGGAAAGCTTTCGGATGAAGATTATGATGGAATTATTAAAAACTCATGTCCAAGTGCCGGTGCTTGTGGAGGAATGTATACTGCAAATACAATGGCTTCTGCAATTGAAGCTTTGGGAATGAGCTTACCCTATTCCTCTTCATACCCCGCATTGAGTAAAGAAAAAAAAGAAGAATGTGAGTTTGCAGGGCATTATATAAGAATTCTTCTGGAAAAAGATATCAAGCCTTCCGATATTATGACCCCTCAAGCTTTTGAGAATGCACTCAGAATTATTATGGTTCTGGGAGGAAGTACCAACGCTGTTCTTCACTTTATTGCTATCGCAAAAAGTATCGGACATAACCTAAGTCTTGATGATTTTCAAAAGATAAGTGATACTACACCTTTACTGGCGGATTTAAAACCAAGCGGAAAGTATCTGATGAAAGATTTACATGAAGTAGGCGGAGTTCCGGCAGTGATGAAATACCTTCTGGATATAGGACTTCTCCATGGTGACTGTTTGACGGTTACAGGAAAAACAATTGCTGAAAACTTAAGGAACGTGACCTCTATTATCGACAGGGAGCAAAACATTATCAGGGATATTAATAACCCAATCAAAGAGACAGGGCATATCCGGATTATGTATGGCAATCTTGCTGAAAAAGGATGTGTTGCCAAAATCACAGGTAAAGAAGGAAATTTCTTTAAAGGTAAAGCAAGGGTATTTGATGGTGAAAAGGAATTTATTAAAGGAATTGAAGATCGCCTGATCAATGATGGAGATGTGGTTGTTATTAAAAATGAAGGACCGAAAGGAGCTCCCGGAATGCCCGAAATGTTAAAACCTACTTCTGCATTAATGGGTTCAGGACTAGGAAAGAATGTCGCTTTAATTACTGATGGAAGATTTTCAGGAGGAACTCATGGCTTTGTGGTGGGACATATTACCCCGGAAGCTTTTGAGGGAGGTCTCATTGGCCTGGTAAAAAACAATGATGTTATCGAAATAGATGCCGTAAAAAACACAATTAATCTTCTGATCACGGAAGAAGAACTTCAGAAAAGAAAAGCCGGTTTTGAAAAGCCGGATTATAAAGTAAAAACAGGTGTTCTGTACAAGTATGCAAAACTGGTATCGGATGCTTCTCAAGGATGTATAACTGATTTTTAA